The sequence ACGGGGCCCGGTTCAACCGGAAGGAGGACCTGCTGGTCACCGCAGCGGGTCCGGCCGCCAGCTTTGCGCTGGGGACGTTGGCGATCCTTCTGCTGAGCATGACGGCCCATCGGCCCGGGATGGGCGACCTGCGGGAGGTCCTGGTCTATCTCGTCTGGATCAATTACTTCTGGACCCTGATCAACCTGCTCCCGATCCAGCCCTTGGATGGCGGCCTGCTGCTGCGAACGACCCTGGGGGACCGGCGATATCAGCTTACCTGCATGGTCGGATTCGTATGCGCCACGGCCGTCGCGCTGCTCGCGCTGCTCAGCGGGCGCGTCTTCCTGACCCTTCTGATGGCACTGCTGGCCTTCGAGAACTACCGCATGGGCCGGCGGTAGTGGGCCGGCGGTGGTGGGCCGGCGGTGGTGGGCCGGAAAACCGGGCGGGCTGCGGCCCAGGTGGCGTCCGGATTGGCCAGGGGAGGAACATGGAGCCACCCCCCCCCACCGGTACTCAGCCATCAGCCCATGTGGGCCACGATGTTCTCCCCGAACTCGCTGCAGGCAATCTGCGTCGCCCCTTCCATCTGCCGGGCAAAGTCGTAGGTGACCCTTCGGCTGCCGATGGCGCCGTTAAGGCCCTTCAGAATCAGGTCTGCCACTTCTGTCCAGCCGAGGTGCCGGAACATCATCTCCCCGGACAGGATCACCGAACCGGGATTGACCATGTCCTTGCCGGCATACTTGGGCGCCGTGCCGTGGGTGGCCTCGAAGATGGCGTGGCCGGTGATGTAATTGATGTTGCCGCCCGGGGCGATTCCAATGCCGCCCACCTGCGCGGCGAGCGCGTCGCTCAGGTAATCCCCGTTGAGATTGAGGGTGGCGATGACATCGAAGTCCTCCGGCCGGGTCAGAACCTGCTGCAGGGTGATGTCGGCAATGGCATCCTTGATCACGATGCCGGCTCCGGGCCGGCCTTCGGGAATGCGGCACCAGGGTCCGCCATCGATCTCGACCGCCCCAAAGTGCTCTTTCGCCACCTGGTATCCCCAGTCGCGGAATGCGCCCTCGGTGAACTTCATGATGTTGCCCTTATGGACCAGGGTGACGGACTTGCGTCCGGCTCGGACGGCATAGGCGATGGCGCTGTGAATCAGGCGGGCACTGCCGGAGAAGCTGACCGGTTTGATCCCCAGGCCCACTTGGACCTCGGTCGGGAAGCCCTCCGAGCCAACACTCTTCCAGAAAGCCTCCGCCTTCCCTGTCGTGCCGAAGCGGATCTTGTCGAACTGCTTGGGGAAGGTCTGCTGCAGGAACTCGAGAACCTTGGCAGCCTCCGGAGTTCCGGCGGCGTACTCGATCCCCGCGTAGATGTCTTCTGTGTTCTCCCGGAAGATCACCATGTCCACCTTTTCCGGGTGCTTCACCGGGCTGGGAACCCCTGTGAAGTACTGGACCGGTCGCAGGCAGACATAGAGGTCGAGGAGCTGGCGCAGGGCGACGTTCAGGGACCGGATACCCCCGCCCACCGGCGTCGTCAGGGGCCCCTTGATTCCGACCAGGAATTCCTTGAAGGCCTGCACCGTGTCGTCCGGCAGCCATTCGTTGAAGCGGCGATGGCTCTCCTCCCCCGCGAACACCTCCATCCAGGCCACCTTGCGACGGCCCCCGTAGGCCCTGGCCACGGCCGCATCGAAGACCCTTTCGCTTGCCCGCCAGATGTCGGGCCCCGTGCCGTCGCCACGAATGAACGGAATAATCGGTTGATCAGGGACCTCGAGCTTCCCGCCGGCGATGGCGATCTTGGCGCCATGGGCGGGGACGGTGCAGGTGGTGTAGGACATGGGTGGCGTTGGATTGGGACCGGACGCATACGGGCAGGCCGGAGCGCCCGGCGACGACCGGGGGCGAATTAAGCGGTTTCCGAATCCGCGTCGCAAGCGTGTCGTGCCGGACGGCAACCGTCGGTTGCTCGAATCCGGGGGCACACCCCGGTTCCAAGTCAGGCGGGCTGATGCCTCCCGGAGACGTCCAGGAACCGGCGTCCGGATGTTCATCAAGCCGTGACCGTTTCCGCTCGTGCCACGGGCGGGCGCAATCAATGGATCCGGCGTCCCTGGATCAGGCGGATCAGGATCACAACGGCCGCGATGATGACGAGAATGTGGATGAAGCCGCCCAGCGTATAGGAGGAGACGAGTCCGAGGAGCCAGGCTATGACCAGAACGAGTGCCAGGGTGTAGAGCATATGCGGGAGTTGGGGGATGGCGGGCCCGGGATTTCCTCCGGGCCCGCGGGTGGACGGGTCAGGCTGCCATGGATGGGGCGTGTTAGATTCTCCTTCCGGACAGCAGGCAGAGCAGGATGGCGCCAAGCCCGAGGGCGACGGCGGCGGTCGTGACGGGGTGTTCACGGACGACGCGTTCCGCGGCTCGCGCTCCGTCGAAGGTCCGCTCCTGCATGCGACAAAAGCCGTCACGGCCGCGATCGAGGGTCCGGAGAAGGTGTTCCCTTGCCTCGGTGATCCGGCGATCGGTGGCTTCGGATGTGGCGTCGAGCAGCGATCGGGCGCTGTCGGCCAGGGAGTGAAGGTCGTTTCGCAGGGCAGTGGGGGTTTCGAAGTGAGAGTAGTTCATGTCGTAACGGGATTGTTTCGCTACTTCCTTCAGCGGGCGGCATGCCGAACCTGGTGGATATCGGGATTTCCCTCGTTATTTCGGAATTCCAGGCGGATTCGCTCATGACAGTCACGTTCGGCGATCATGCATTCTGCAACGGTGGAGCTCCGTGCCTGGGCGTTTTGCCCTGCCATGTGAGTTCCAAACGTCTCCATTTCGGGCTGCCATCGCGGTTCGGGCAGGCGACGAATTCCGCCGGTTCAGCAGGGTTGTGGACGGGAGTTGGGCGGTTGCCGTCGAGTCGGGTGCGTTCCTGGCACCCGCTTTGCGAAGAGAGGGGGCGGTGCCGTGGCGGACGGCGCCGCGACGATTCGGATCTGAAACGGAAGACCAACGAAAGGAACGCGGATGAACAAACTGCAGATCAAGGGGAACTGGAATGTCGCCAAAGGCCTGTTGAAGCAGCGGTACGGGCAGCTCACGGACGATGACCTGACCTACGTCGAGGGCAAGGAGGATGAACTAGTCGGGCGGATCCAACGGGTCACCGGCCGTGCCAGGGAGGAGGTGGAACGGGCCGTTCGCGAAGTATGCGACGGCTGAGAGGGGGGGGTGCCCTGGGGCGCCGGCCTGTCGGCGCCCCAGGGTCAGGATGTCAGGATCCCCGCTGAGCGGAATTGAGATGAGTCGAAATGAGTCGTTGACACCGGGTAACAGATCGGCGCAAGGTCTCGGCCCTTTTTGGGGGCCAGTATTATGTATGCCGTTCTAGAGACAGGCGGAAAACAATACCGTGTTGCGGCCGGTGATCGTTTGGAGATCGAGCGTCTTGCCGTGGAGCCCGGGCAATCGGTGACCTTCGAGCGGGTGCTTTTGCTCCAGCGTGATGGCCAGGTGCGTGTTGGCGCGCCGGTGGTCGAGGGAGCGAAGGTCGTTGCCGACCTGATCGAGCACAAGCGAGGCGAGAAGGAGATCGTCTGGAAGATGAAGCGGCGCAAAGGGTACCACAAGAAACAGGGGCACCGGCAGGAGTTGTCGGTGGTGGAGGTGAAAGAGATCCAAGGCTGAGGAAAACCCATGGCACACAAGAAAGGTCAGGGCAGTTCGCGCAACGGGCGCGACAGCAACAGCAAGCGGCTGGGTGTGAAGCGTTTCGGTGGGGAGCAGGTCACTGCCGGCACGATTTTGGTCCGGCAGCGCGGCTCCCGCTTTCATCCAGGTCGAAACGTCGGAGTGGGGCGGGATTGGACCTTGTATGCGCTGGCCGACGGTCATGTGAAGTTTGAGACCCACGCAAGGCGGATCCATGTGCTTGCTCCGGTCCCGGCGACGCTGGCGGCGGCCGACAGCGCATCGTCTTCGGAATCCGACAAAAACTAGTTTCCGGGGTCTCGACCCCTCTCGAAAAGGGCGAGGCACCCAGCCTCGCCTTTTCCATTCTCTGCCATGTTCGTGGATGAGGTCCGGATCTTCGCCCGCGCAGGCCATGGCGGAAAGGGCTGCGTGGCCTTTCTGCGCGAGGCCTACCGTCCCAAGGGCGGTCCCGATGGCGGCAACGGAGGGCGCGGCGGAAGCGTGATCCTCGAGGCCGACCACGACCTCAACAACCTCATCCAGCAATTCTACCAGCCCCGTTTGATCGCGAGGAATGGGGACCATGGAATGGGGAAGGGGATGGATGGCCATGCCGGGAAGGATCTGCTCGTGAAGGTCCCCTGCGGCACACTGGTGTGGCGCCTGCCGGACCCGGTTCCTCAACCTCCGGTCGTTCCCGAAGCGGAGTCCCCCGCCGAGCCCTCCCGACCGTCCAGTGCGCCCCTCCTCCAAGCGGGCACCAGCCAGCGTCCGCTGATCCGACACGTCGGTTCGGTGCGCGCCATGGAGGTGGATCTCTCCGCCGAATCGCCCGAAGCAGGCGGGGCTGGCGACGAGCGCGAGTTGGTGGCCGACCTGACGGCGCACGGGCAGCGGTTGGTGCTCTGCAAGGGAGGGCGGGGTGGCTTGGGCAACCGCAACTTCGCCACCGCCACCCGCCAGACGCCGCGCTTTGCCCAGCCGGGGGAACCCGGGGAGGAAGGTCATTTCCTGTTCGAATTGCGAATCCTGGCCGATGTCGGGTTGGTCGGGTTTCCCAACGCCGGGAAGTCCACCCTGCTGACGGCGATCTCCAAGGCGCGTCCGAAAATCGCCCCCTATCCCTTCACCACGCTCACCCCTCAAATCGGGATCGTCGAGTATCCCGACTTCCACCGGATCGTCGTCTGCGATGTGCCCGGGCTCATCGAAGGGGCCCACCGCAATGTGGGATTGGGACACGCCTTCCTCCGTCACATCCGGCGTTGCCGGACGCTGGTGACCGTCCTGGACATGGCCGGGACCGACGGGCGCCGGCCGTGGGATGATTATCGTCAGCTTCTGCTCGAGTTGGAACGGTACGACCCGGATCTGCTTGGGCGTCCCCGCCTGGTGGTGGCCAACAAGATGGATGAACCGGCCGCCGAGGCGAACCTGCGATCGTTCAAGCGCCGGGTTCCGAAGGTGCGGGTCATTCCCATGGCGGCCGCGTTCGATGAGGGGATCGAGGTGTTCAAGGGGGTGGTGCGGGAAACGTTGGAGGACGCCGCCGACCTCCCGGCGCCGCCTGGCGATGTGGCACCCGACGGAGATGGCGACTAGGAGCCGCGAAGGGATGACCCTCAGAGGTTGAGCGATAGCGGGGACTGGGAGACAGGGAGGTTTTCAGCCGACCCGGCTGCCGGACCGGCGTCGCACGACGAAGGTGACGGCCAGGAGTCCGACGGCCACCAGGCCGAGGATGGCCAGCCACGGCATGACAACGGCCAGGGTACTGGTGACCAGGGCACCGCCCAGTTCCGCGGTGGATACCCCGGGATTGGTGATGCCGCCGCTCATCGAGAGGGACATCCCGCGTGCGGCAACCGTGCCGGTCTGCACGGTCGCTGCCAGTCCGCCGCCGGCGACGATGGCCAGCGTCCAGCGAAGGAAGGGGTCCATATCCACCGCGAACGAAGCCGCCACGACGCTGCCGGCGACCACCGCGGCGGGGGAGGCGAGGGTATCGAGGAAATTGTCCAGCCAGGGGACGTAGTACGCGGTGATTTCAGCCACGGTGGCCACGGTGAACATGATCAGGGCGGGCCAGGTGCCGAGCCAGGCGAACCCCTCGGTGGGTTCGAGATAGCCGGCATGCACGGCCAGACTGGCCACCCAAAGGGGAACGAAGACGCGAAATCCGCATGCGGCGGCCAGGGCCAGACCCGCGAGAACGCCAAAGACGGTATCCATACGACCCACCACACCTACCGCGTCTCGCGCGTTGCGGCAAACTCCACCTTTCACGGACCCGGCCCTGCGATACCGCCGATCACGGTGTCGCGCTGGGCCCAGGCGGGGTCCGGATCGGGATAGTCGAGGTTGTAGTGGAGTCCCCGGCTTTCCAGGCGCTCGAGGGCGCAGCGGACGATCAACTCCGCAACGGTGGCGATATTCCGCAGCTCCAGGAGGTCCGCGCTGACAGTGAAGTTCCAGTAGTACTCGCGGATTTCCTCCTGGAGGAGGGCCAGGCGTTTCGCCGCCCGCTGCAGTCGCTTGTTGGTCCGGACAATGCCGACGTAGTCCCACATCAGGCGCCGGATCTCATCCCAGTTGTGGGATACCACGACCATCTCGTCGGCGTCGGCGGCCTGGCCCGATCGCCAGGGCGGGATGGACGTGTCCGAAACGGCAATCTGCCGATCGAGGAGCTGGCGGGCGGCACGGCGGGCGCAGACCACCGCTTCGAGGAGCGAATTGCTGGCCAGGCGGTTGGCGCCATGGAGCCCGGTGCAGGCGACCTCGCCGATGGCCAGAAGGCCGGGCAGGGAGGTTTCGCCGTCCAGGGTGGTCACCACGCCCCCGCACTGGTAATGGGCGGCCGGCACCACCGGGATCGGTTCCTTGGTCATGTCGATCCCGTACTCAAGGCAGGTCCGGTAGATATTGGGGAAGTGCGAGATGATGAACGGTGCCGGCTTGTGGGTGATTTCCAGCACCACGTGCTCCGCGCCGCTCCGTTTCATCTCCGAATCGATGGCCCGGGCCACCACATCCCGCGGGGCCAGGGACTTCCGGGCATCATATCGGTCCATGAACTCCAACCCGTCGCGGGTCTTGAGAATGCCCCCTTCGCCGCGGACCGCCTCGGAGATGAGGAAGGACTTGGCCTTGGGGTGGTACAGGCAGGTGGGGTGGAACTGAATGAACTCCATGTTGGCGATGGACACCCCCGCCCGGCTGGCCATGGCCACGCCGTCCCCCGTCGCGATGTCCGGGTTGGTGGTGTAGAGATAGACCTTTCCGCATCCGCCGGTGGCCAGCACCGTCACCGGGGCCTGAAACGCCTTGACGGCTCCCGTCGCCCGATCGAGCACATACACGCCAAGACAGCGGTCGTCTCCGGCCAATCCCAGCTTGCGCCGCGTGATCAGGTCGATGGCCAGGTGGCCCTCGAAGACCGTCAGGTTCCGTTCCCGCTCCGTCGCCGCCAGGAGGGCCCGCTCCACTTCGCGCCCGGTCACATCCCGATAGTGCAGCACCCGGCGACGGGAGTGTCCGCCTTCGCGGGTCAGGTGCGGGGTTCCGCGTGTGGCCGGGTCCGAACCTTCGATGGCATCGAACTGCATCCCGAAGGCAATCAACTCGCGGATCGCGTCCGGACCCTCGCTGACGATCGTGCGAACGATGTCCTCGCGGCACAATCCCGCGCCGGCATCGAGGGTGTCCTGCACGTGATCCTCGAAGGAATCGCCCGGACCCAGCACGGCCGCGATGCCGCCCTGGGCCCAGTTGGTATTGGAATCGGCCCGGCTCTTCTTGGTCACCAGGGCCACCCGGCCACGGGCCGCCACCTTCAGGGCAAAGAACAAACCGGCGATGCCCGTGCCCAGCACCACGAAGTCAAAACGTTCCACGCCCGTCATGCGGGAGCGTTTGCCGCCGTGTTCCGCAAGGCAAGCCACGGGTGGCCGCGGAAGTCCGGCAGGGGAAAGGCGGTGGTCGGTGCCTCCCGGAGTTGGGGGTGAGGAGGCCGCGAATCGGAGAGCGAATCGGAGGGACGAGCTCCGCGAGTCCCCAACCCAATTCTCCATACCGTTGCATCCTCGTGGAACTCGGCCCTCCGAGGCGACGCTGCGCGGAGTTCGCACCTCTCCCCACAACGCCGGGATGCACGGGTACACGGTTTCAGAAGAAGTTCAGGTTTGACCGGGGCC comes from Verrucomicrobiia bacterium and encodes:
- a CDS encoding site-2 protease family protein — encoded protein: MLRFTIFGYPVTVEFWFWITCLLLGGGLQPGAYSSVANLAGMGIWIIVVFFSILVHELGHASVGRRYGANPEIVLHGFGGAAIMHGARFNRKEDLLVTAAGPAASFALGTLAILLLSMTAHRPGMGDLREVLVYLVWINYFWTLINLLPIQPLDGGLLLRTTLGDRRYQLTCMVGFVCATAVALLALLSGRVFLTLLMALLAFENYRMGRR
- the icd gene encoding NADP-dependent isocitrate dehydrogenase; protein product: MSYTTCTVPAHGAKIAIAGGKLEVPDQPIIPFIRGDGTGPDIWRASERVFDAAVARAYGGRRKVAWMEVFAGEESHRRFNEWLPDDTVQAFKEFLVGIKGPLTTPVGGGIRSLNVALRQLLDLYVCLRPVQYFTGVPSPVKHPEKVDMVIFRENTEDIYAGIEYAAGTPEAAKVLEFLQQTFPKQFDKIRFGTTGKAEAFWKSVGSEGFPTEVQVGLGIKPVSFSGSARLIHSAIAYAVRAGRKSVTLVHKGNIMKFTEGAFRDWGYQVAKEHFGAVEIDGGPWCRIPEGRPGAGIVIKDAIADITLQQVLTRPEDFDVIATLNLNGDYLSDALAAQVGGIGIAPGGNINYITGHAIFEATHGTAPKYAGKDMVNPGSVILSGEMMFRHLGWTEVADLILKGLNGAIGSRRVTYDFARQMEGATQIACSEFGENIVAHMG
- a CDS encoding lmo0937 family membrane protein — translated: MLYTLALVLVIAWLLGLVSSYTLGGFIHILVIIAAVVILIRLIQGRRIH
- a CDS encoding DUF883 domain-containing protein, producing the protein MNYSHFETPTALRNDLHSLADSARSLLDATSEATDRRITEAREHLLRTLDRGRDGFCRMQERTFDGARAAERVVREHPVTTAAVALGLGAILLCLLSGRRI
- a CDS encoding CsbD family protein, yielding MNKLQIKGNWNVAKGLLKQRYGQLTDDDLTYVEGKEDELVGRIQRVTGRAREEVERAVREVCDG
- the rplU gene encoding 50S ribosomal protein L21, with the protein product MYAVLETGGKQYRVAAGDRLEIERLAVEPGQSVTFERVLLLQRDGQVRVGAPVVEGAKVVADLIEHKRGEKEIVWKMKRRKGYHKKQGHRQELSVVEVKEIQG
- the rpmA gene encoding 50S ribosomal protein L27, encoding MAHKKGQGSSRNGRDSNSKRLGVKRFGGEQVTAGTILVRQRGSRFHPGRNVGVGRDWTLYALADGHVKFETHARRIHVLAPVPATLAAADSASSSESDKN
- the obgE gene encoding GTPase ObgE, which produces MFVDEVRIFARAGHGGKGCVAFLREAYRPKGGPDGGNGGRGGSVILEADHDLNNLIQQFYQPRLIARNGDHGMGKGMDGHAGKDLLVKVPCGTLVWRLPDPVPQPPVVPEAESPAEPSRPSSAPLLQAGTSQRPLIRHVGSVRAMEVDLSAESPEAGGAGDERELVADLTAHGQRLVLCKGGRGGLGNRNFATATRQTPRFAQPGEPGEEGHFLFELRILADVGLVGFPNAGKSTLLTAISKARPKIAPYPFTTLTPQIGIVEYPDFHRIVVCDVPGLIEGAHRNVGLGHAFLRHIRRCRTLVTVLDMAGTDGRRPWDDYRQLLLELERYDPDLLGRPRLVVANKMDEPAAEANLRSFKRRVPKVRVIPMAAAFDEGIEVFKGVVRETLEDAADLPAPPGDVAPDGDGD
- a CDS encoding DUF4126 domain-containing protein; translation: MDTVFGVLAGLALAAACGFRVFVPLWVASLAVHAGYLEPTEGFAWLGTWPALIMFTVATVAEITAYYVPWLDNFLDTLASPAAVVAGSVVAASFAVDMDPFLRWTLAIVAGGGLAATVQTGTVAARGMSLSMSGGITNPGVSTAELGGALVTSTLAVVMPWLAILGLVAVGLLAVTFVVRRRSGSRVG
- the nadB gene encoding L-aspartate oxidase translates to MTGVERFDFVVLGTGIAGLFFALKVAARGRVALVTKKSRADSNTNWAQGGIAAVLGPGDSFEDHVQDTLDAGAGLCREDIVRTIVSEGPDAIRELIAFGMQFDAIEGSDPATRGTPHLTREGGHSRRRVLHYRDVTGREVERALLAATERERNLTVFEGHLAIDLITRRKLGLAGDDRCLGVYVLDRATGAVKAFQAPVTVLATGGCGKVYLYTTNPDIATGDGVAMASRAGVSIANMEFIQFHPTCLYHPKAKSFLISEAVRGEGGILKTRDGLEFMDRYDARKSLAPRDVVARAIDSEMKRSGAEHVVLEITHKPAPFIISHFPNIYRTCLEYGIDMTKEPIPVVPAAHYQCGGVVTTLDGETSLPGLLAIGEVACTGLHGANRLASNSLLEAVVCARRAARQLLDRQIAVSDTSIPPWRSGQAADADEMVVVSHNWDEIRRLMWDYVGIVRTNKRLQRAAKRLALLQEEIREYYWNFTVSADLLELRNIATVAELIVRCALERLESRGLHYNLDYPDPDPAWAQRDTVIGGIAGPGP